The Terriglobia bacterium genomic sequence GAAGCCCGCAGTGCAAGAAGCTGCTCATCCTGCTCGACCCGGTCGTCAATACGCACAGAAGGATCTTCGGCCGATTCGACTTCGACCTCTTCGCCATGCGACCGCTGCCGGTGAAGGAAGTTGATGCAATTGTTAATCGCCACCCGGTAAAGCCACGTTTTGAAGCTGGACCGGCGGTTAAAGGTTCGTAGGCCCTGGTAAGCTTTCAAAAAAGCGTCCTGCGCCAGGTCGTAAGCTTCTTCGGGATGGTGAGAATACCGAAAACACAGTCGGTAGATGGGCCGTTGATACGCTCGAACGAGTTCGTCGAAGGCCTCCCGTTCACCTTTCAGGCACCGTTCCACCCGTTCGAGGTCTGTCATCGTCTGTGCGTCGCGACCCGGGTCCTTGGATTCGGCGCGCAGAATACTGCTGGCCATTACCTGCGAGCCGATGTCCGCCCATTGTAGCTTAAGGGTTTTCATTTTTCATTTCAAAAGGGGAGGCCGCTCCACCCGCCCTGTCTCCATTCGGCCCACATCCAGCCTGCCCGGAACGGCCCCGGTTCACGACCCTCCCTGCCATCCCGGGTCCGGGCCCTGCCCGGCCCAGATCCCTGCACGAAAAACAAAGAGTTGCACCAGGGATCCATCAGGCACTCCGCCGTTCCCGCGATTGCTTACTGCGGCTCAGAAGGATTATCCGGTTTGGGGGGTGCCGAAGGCGGCGGTGCCCCTGGGCCTCGCGGGCCGACCCCCATCCGTCCGGAACCTCGCATCATCCCCATTCGCTGCTGCATCCGTTCCTCTCCGAAGCGCTTCATCTGAGCTTGGCGCCACTCATGCAGTTTATTCAACTGGTCGGCGGTGAGTGTTTCCTTCACCGTCAGACGGGTCTGAATCTGATTTTTTAACAAGGCCCCCTGCAATGCAGAGATCTCATTGATCTTCAGGTCAACTTGAGCGTGGTCCACCTTGTCGGCATCCATCAGGCTGGCGAGCTCAAGACGTTTGATCCTCAGATCCGCCTTATTCTTAATGGCTGTCCTGGCTGAGTTCAGGAAAGCGGTTCGGAGCTTGGCATATTGTTCATCTGTGACCCCCAGCTTAGCGCGCAGATTCTGGTCCCGGAGCGCCCTAACCAGGCCTGAGTGTTGATTGACTATGCGCTTGGCGCGAAGCGGTGCGGGACCCGGCTGGGCCCACAGCGTCAACCCCATCGGCAACATAAGCATCGCGCCCAACACGATAACGATTCGACGTCTCATATAAACTCCTCCTTGAATTTACTCAATGACATAGACACTGAAGCT encodes the following:
- a CDS encoding sigma-70 family RNA polymerase sigma factor; its protein translation is MKTLKLQWADIGSQVMASSILRAESKDPGRDAQTMTDLERVERCLKGEREAFDELVRAYQRPIYRLCFRYSHHPEEAYDLAQDAFLKAYQGLRTFNRRSSFKTWLYRVAINNCINFLHRQRSHGEEVEVESAEDPSVRIDDRVEQDEQLLALRASVDKLPPRQQAALKLRVYDQLSYEEISKILKCTVSTAKTNVFFGLANLRKVMKVGAVHRGEKD
- a CDS encoding periplasmic heavy metal sensor, with the translated sequence MRRRIVIVLGAMLMLPMGLTLWAQPGPAPLRAKRIVNQHSGLVRALRDQNLRAKLGVTDEQYAKLRTAFLNSARTAIKNKADLRIKRLELASLMDADKVDHAQVDLKINEISALQGALLKNQIQTRLTVKETLTADQLNKLHEWRQAQMKRFGEERMQQRMGMMRGSGRMGVGPRGPGAPPPSAPPKPDNPSEPQ